A part of Pseudomonadota bacterium genomic DNA contains:
- the ttcA gene encoding tRNA 2-thiocytidine(32) synthetase TtcA, giving the protein MNAYEFKKLEKRLRRKTGEAIVDYNMIEEGDRVMVCLSGGKDSYTLLDMLLHLRRVAPVSFTIVAMNLDQKQPGFPPDVLPDYLNTLGVEHHIETQDTYSIVTDKIPEGRTMCSLCSRLRRGILYRVAEELGATKIALGHHMDDMVETLFLNMFHGSRLKSMPPKLISDNKNNIVIRPLAYCRERDIARFALRRAYPIIPCNLCGSQDNLERVKIKLMLREWEKESPNRVVSIFKSMTRVSRSHLFDRTLYDFEGLTVGQDDLPDELDIAFDRESVKQLG; this is encoded by the coding sequence ATGAACGCATACGAATTTAAAAAACTCGAAAAACGACTGCGTCGAAAGACCGGTGAGGCGATCGTTGATTACAACATGATCGAAGAGGGCGATCGTGTGATGGTGTGCCTATCCGGCGGCAAGGATTCGTACACACTGCTCGACATGCTTTTGCACCTTCGGCGCGTGGCGCCGGTGTCTTTTACGATCGTCGCTATGAATCTGGATCAAAAGCAGCCGGGCTTTCCACCCGATGTATTACCTGACTATCTCAACACGTTGGGTGTTGAGCATCATATCGAAACCCAAGACACCTACTCGATCGTAACGGATAAGATCCCCGAAGGTCGTACGATGTGTTCGCTTTGCTCACGGCTGCGCCGCGGAATTCTATACCGGGTTGCCGAAGAGCTCGGCGCCACAAAAATTGCGCTTGGCCATCATATGGACGATATGGTCGAAACACTGTTTCTCAATATGTTCCATGGCTCTCGACTCAAGTCGATGCCGCCCAAACTGATCAGCGATAACAAAAATAATATCGTCATTCGGCCTTTGGCTTATTGCCGAGAGCGCGATATCGCACGTTTTGCACTGAGACGGGCGTATCCCATCATTCCATGTAATTTATGCGGTTCGCAGGACAATCTCGAGCGCGTAAAAATCAAGCTAATGCTGCGAGAATGGGAAAAGGAATCGCCTAATCGTGTTGTAAGTATTTTCAAATCAATGACGCGTGTGTCGCGCAGCCATCTGTTCGACCGAACCTTGTACGACTTCGAGGGACTCACCGTTGGGCAAGACGACTTACCGGATGAGTTGGACATCGCGTTTGATCGTGAGTCGGTTAAACAGCTTGGCTGA
- a CDS encoding GNAT family N-acetyltransferase: protein MSRLNSLAERDYRFATPDDVPALVSLIERSALALQRNDYTVEQIRGALGTVFGVDTQLINDRTYFSVYEDARLIACGGWSKRQTLFGADAAKSEADPLLNPDTDPARIRAFFVHPDFARQGIGNQLIALCEDAARAEGFTRMALVATLSGERLYAAKGYVPERRYVLSLDNGETMPVVSMGRTLA from the coding sequence GTGAGTCGGTTAAACAGCTTGGCTGAACGCGATTATCGCTTTGCTACGCCTGACGATGTGCCGGCGCTTGTTAGTCTAATTGAACGGTCGGCCCTGGCACTTCAGCGTAATGACTACACGGTTGAGCAAATTCGTGGCGCACTGGGTACCGTCTTTGGTGTCGATACACAACTAATTAACGATCGCACGTATTTCAGCGTGTATGAGGATGCGCGGTTAATCGCCTGTGGTGGCTGGAGCAAACGCCAAACGCTGTTCGGCGCAGACGCGGCTAAGTCAGAGGCTGATCCCCTCCTAAATCCCGACACCGACCCAGCTCGGATTAGAGCGTTCTTTGTGCACCCGGATTTTGCGCGACAGGGCATCGGTAACCAGCTTATTGCGTTATGTGAAGACGCGGCGCGAGCGGAGGGTTTTACCCGAATGGCTTTGGTGGCCACGCTGTCAGGTGAGCGGCTCTATGCCGCCAAGGGCTACGTGCCCGAACGCCGCTATGTATTGTCATTGGACAATGGCGAAACCATGCCCGTGGTTAGCATGGGCCGAACGCTTGCCTAG
- a CDS encoding DUF885 domain-containing protein has product MPPVTPRTKTTVWLFGKQITALACVLLVVHSCGGGSPAPGPAPPVSPPPPVSSQTDSEKLRDALQGLPLNAFYDASFDALAKRSPESYVSFGLPGELDDVSLNNLDERYLNETFEMIDVVRELLDTFDREALLDDEKIHYDVYRWYLDDEAARRPFRYHRYFATYFFFGFHNSTQRFLTEVHPLGTEQDALDYIERLGLVGVKFDQAMQLMDEQARRGIVEPIPSLTISRSQVSQLRSLAPASHPYYTGFFRVLNAVPSLNAQRRSELQTRARDAVAEVVIPAYQRLFDKIHEHINMAPESIGVGQFPDGEAYYQWALKHHTTTDLTAQQVHDLGVSELQRIRHEMRLLFDELAYPQDETLAELFERVANDGGIVPADQVQARYESLIEFARSRLNEAFDVFPQFDVVVEADPFGGGYYIRPSLDGSRPGAFYAGTSERPYYDMPTLTFHEALPGHHTQIALALEQDSPLFRKVLTFTGFVEGWALYAERLAYELGWYADDRYGDLGRLQFEALRAARLVMDTGIHDLGWSLDEARQFNEDNVGWSTSASQGAALRYSVYTGQATAYYVGMLQILDERQRAMDELGPLFDLTAFHRAVLMGGAVPLTVLPSVVDRYIQETLAAQ; this is encoded by the coding sequence ATGCCGCCTGTTACACCGCGCACGAAAACCACCGTGTGGTTGTTCGGTAAACAGATCACCGCTCTGGCTTGTGTACTGTTGGTTGTACATTCATGCGGTGGCGGAAGCCCGGCACCCGGACCCGCGCCACCGGTAAGCCCACCACCGCCCGTCTCCAGTCAAACCGACAGCGAGAAGTTGCGTGACGCACTTCAGGGCCTGCCACTGAATGCATTTTACGACGCATCATTTGACGCACTGGCCAAACGCTCGCCCGAATCGTATGTCAGCTTTGGCCTGCCGGGTGAGCTCGACGACGTCTCGCTAAACAATCTTGACGAACGCTACCTCAATGAAACCTTTGAGATGATCGACGTGGTGCGTGAGCTACTCGATACGTTCGATCGCGAAGCGCTCTTGGATGACGAAAAAATCCACTACGATGTGTATCGATGGTATCTCGATGACGAAGCCGCCAGGCGGCCATTTCGTTATCACCGTTATTTTGCGACCTATTTTTTCTTTGGATTCCACAATTCGACGCAGCGCTTTTTAACCGAGGTTCATCCGCTTGGCACCGAGCAAGACGCGCTGGACTACATTGAGCGCCTGGGCCTGGTCGGCGTCAAATTTGATCAGGCGATGCAGCTTATGGATGAACAGGCCAGGCGTGGAATCGTTGAGCCCATTCCTTCGTTGACCATCTCGCGTTCGCAGGTGAGCCAGTTGCGTAGCCTCGCGCCCGCTTCTCACCCTTACTACACCGGCTTTTTTCGCGTGCTTAATGCGGTGCCTTCATTGAACGCCCAGCGACGTAGCGAGCTGCAAACGCGGGCACGTGACGCGGTGGCTGAGGTGGTGATCCCGGCTTATCAACGCCTGTTCGACAAAATTCATGAGCACATCAATATGGCGCCGGAGTCGATTGGTGTGGGTCAGTTTCCCGATGGTGAGGCGTATTATCAGTGGGCGCTCAAGCACCATACGACGACCGATCTCACTGCGCAACAGGTGCATGATTTGGGTGTGAGTGAGCTTCAACGTATTCGACATGAGATGCGTCTGTTGTTCGATGAGCTAGCCTATCCGCAGGACGAAACCCTTGCTGAGCTGTTTGAACGTGTGGCGAACGATGGAGGCATTGTACCGGCGGACCAAGTGCAGGCGCGATACGAATCACTCATCGAATTTGCGCGCTCGCGATTAAATGAGGCCTTCGATGTGTTTCCCCAGTTCGATGTGGTGGTGGAAGCCGATCCGTTTGGCGGCGGTTACTATATCCGTCCGTCGCTCGATGGTTCGCGCCCCGGTGCGTTTTATGCCGGTACGAGCGAACGCCCGTATTACGATATGCCAACGCTGACGTTTCATGAGGCGCTGCCGGGACATCATACGCAGATCGCTTTAGCGCTTGAGCAGGACAGTCCACTCTTTCGCAAGGTGCTGACCTTCACCGGCTTTGTCGAGGGCTGGGCGCTCTATGCCGAGCGTTTGGCCTATGAGCTTGGCTGGTATGCCGACGATCGATACGGTGATCTCGGTCGTCTGCAATTTGAGGCGCTCCGTGCCGCCCGGTTGGTGATGGACACGGGCATTCATGACCTTGGCTGGTCGCTCGATGAGGCGCGACAATTTAATGAGGACAATGTTGGGTGGTCGACGTCCGCATCGCAAGGCGCTGCCTTGCGCTACAGCGTCTACACGGGACAAGCCACCGCGTACTACGTGGGGATGCTGCAAATTCTCGACGAACGCCAACGCGCGATGGACGAGCTTGGGCCGCTGTTCGATTTGACCGCGTTTCACCGCGCGGTGCTGATGGGTGGCGCCGTACCCCTCACCGTTTTGCCGTCAGTGGTTGACCGCTATATACAAGAAACACTCGCTGCCCAGTAG
- a CDS encoding methyltransferase yields MINRLIYRAFWVCAALVLAASAQADCIATSLEKYANGDHRAEGHADRNSERRPVETLKFFGITPTMTVVEISPGGNGWYTEILAPFLRDSGTLYLGSFEANPESEYVTRNMKKLGDKLAARPEVYDQAKVRVFNPNGTMDAAPAGSADLVLTFRNTHGWARRGQAEAAFKNMFTYLKPGGVLGLVQHRGNEGEDYTGETGYLTQSSVIAMAEKAGFVLLDQSDINANPRDTKNHPSGVWSLPPVLRLDDENKHLESTMREIGESDRMTLKFMRPVKVNEG; encoded by the coding sequence ATGATCAACCGACTGATTTATCGCGCATTTTGGGTTTGCGCAGCCCTCGTGCTGGCCGCTTCTGCACAGGCCGACTGCATTGCCACGAGCCTCGAAAAATACGCTAACGGCGATCATCGGGCGGAAGGTCACGCCGATCGCAACAGCGAACGCCGACCGGTCGAAACCCTCAAGTTCTTCGGCATTACACCCACGATGACGGTGGTTGAGATTTCTCCGGGTGGTAACGGTTGGTACACCGAAATTCTCGCGCCTTTCTTACGGGACAGCGGCACGCTCTATTTGGGTAGCTTTGAAGCCAATCCGGAGAGTGAATATGTGACACGCAATATGAAAAAGCTCGGCGACAAATTGGCGGCCCGACCGGAGGTGTATGACCAGGCCAAGGTGCGGGTGTTTAACCCCAACGGCACAATGGATGCCGCACCGGCAGGATCAGCCGATCTTGTGCTGACATTTCGAAACACGCACGGCTGGGCGCGACGTGGTCAAGCCGAAGCCGCGTTCAAAAATATGTTCACGTATCTCAAACCTGGCGGCGTGCTGGGACTGGTTCAACATCGCGGAAATGAAGGCGAAGACTATACCGGTGAAACCGGTTATCTGACCCAAAGCAGCGTGATTGCGATGGCCGAGAAAGCCGGGTTTGTGTTGCTCGATCAAAGTGACATTAATGCCAATCCGCGTGACACAAAGAATCATCCTTCTGGGGTGTGGTCGTTGCCGCCCGTTCTGCGTTTAGATGACGAGAATAAACACTTGGAAAGCACCATGCGCGAAATCGGCGAAAGTGATCGCATGACGCTTAAATTCATGCGCCCTGTGAAAGTGAACGAGGGCTAA